Part of the Henckelia pumila isolate YLH828 chromosome 2, ASM3356847v2, whole genome shotgun sequence genome is shown below.
GACATGTTTGAGGGGCCAACATTGGCCGGAACACGTGAGATCTACACATTTGTTtcacataaatttaaaaaaaaaaaaaaaaaaaaaaaaaacttcatttttTGTCCCATATGTTTATATTTTTGTGGTTTTGGTTCGCGGTTTTGTCAAATTGCAGTTTCAATATGCTATCTTTATTTcttctttaaaatttaaattttagtcCTTTTGTGAGGTATGTATTGTTGATGTGACACAAACAAGGTGCTGGTATATGCAGTGTCATGCATGCCTGAAATtgctaaaatattaaaaaatatatgactaaaactgaaatttcacaacataaagaatcaaaatcacaaagatataaatatataaaactaAAAAGGTAGTTTTCGTTCTAGCTCCctaaaagtaaaaaaattagAACAATGTTGATTATTAATGGTTCCATTTTGAAACGAGTGTCTCCTCGAGTATCCTTTGAACCCAACCCTTAAATGTAATTTCAATCTTTGATATTGATTTTCCGCGTGTTATTGGAACTTAGTAAAATGAGATGCTTGATGACAGCATGCCTATTTGGAAATTTTCttttatgaaattaaaaaaaaaaaccatcaaGATCATTTAgagtgaaatatttattcatgaGTCgagtcaaataaaaaatatatcttACAAAAATAAACTCATAACATAATCTTGCAAAAGtttttgtgatatatatataatatatacacacactacCGTTTTAAATTGGTATTCTTCTTAAATAACTTGATATACATATTTAAATTAATGATTCATAAGAATGGTAAGCTAggaaatattataatttaattctgATCAAAGAATAAAATAACAATGTTTATTATAGTAAAAATAATAGTTGTAAGAGGCCAGGTACGCATTTGATTattaaaaagatcttataaaattcaaataacttGTTTGAAAAAAGTCGGTCCACTCCAACTTATTGTTTaatatcttattttaatttttaaaagttcATGATatcctcatatatatatattccaagATATTTCAAACATACATTCCCAaaattcaattattattttcttCATTTCACGGTCTCGATCGGATCTTTGTAATTATGATTATAAAAGAtgttaattaaaatatcataaatattataatttatttaaaataaatagtcAAATACCCTAATAGAATATTGATGTGAATAttagaatatatattttttgagtaTGTCTCTTGTTAGATGATCTTATGAATCTATTCTATAAGGCATATCAATCCGATATATATTTAGAGCGAAAAATACTTCTTTTGacttaaaattaatattatttcatAACTTATGTTGGGTTGAAGATTCATCTCACAAAAATAATCTGTGAGATGGTCTCATAGGAATTTTTGTTATATTCTATATGTCAATTATTATTAGGTTATACAAAAGATCCAAGACAATGAgattttttaaagtcaaaaatTACAACACTTACAAGGAATAAAATGAGCCCtcgattaaaaatattataaaatagcaAATGGAATAAAGCAACACTATTTTATATGGGGATTTCTAAGAAATCGTGGGACCAAATTCTAACAACTGTCAAACAtaaacacttttattaatgttaAATGATGTATTAATTCACCTTAAACATATGCTTATGGTTGCAATAAAATAATGTTTAACTTGTTCTAGGAAGATATGCCAAGATCTCTCACTCAATATTTATCATACATCTTTCACACTTAAATTCTTTCTTTAATGTATGCCAAAAACTTGGTCAagataaaacttttaaaaattgtGAGTGGAGACATTTTAGATAATTACCAAgcaatttcatttttttaagtgCTGAATGACAACAACTCTAAAATAGACGTTGTATGTAAGATCAAGTCCGATATAACTGGTTTTATTGatacattttaatttttattataatgtaTGACAATTCAAATATCACATGTTGAGCATACACATAATAGAAACAATTACTACTTTCCAACACACATCCCTTGGTCAATATGTGCTCTTATGGGATAAGTGTATTCAAAGTTTGAAAATACGCGGAACTAAAATCATATGAAATTTTTAACAATCTCATGTTGCACAAAGATAATGCAATTAACTCGATGAATTTTGTTAACTAAATCTTTTATGGTCTTCAAAATACActcatttattattttataaaatatgctatatttttaaacatttttttatctTTCTTTCTCATATTAGCTAAATATTCATCGCTTTCGAAAAATACTTATTATATTATCTCAtgctatattttttttaaaaaaaactaattttatcGAATAATTTATGCCATGATCTGACAAGAACCCAAGCGATAATCGTGAGTCGACAATAATACATGAATCCACTAAATTAAAGTCACatttttgaaatcatttttAGTACAGTGATAGATTTGTTGCGCAGCTATGTAGATCGCCTTCCTTCCAGGTGATTACATCCCTAATCTTTTCTTTTGACTTTTGCTCATttccataaataaaataatacattcttttttttcccctttttaAGCAAGGAATATTTGTGTATTTAATTGCCCAAGTGGCATTTTAATTTGTGTAAACACACACTAAATCCACTTTGGTAAGGAAAAAAAAGtttatgatatctactagatgaattttaatttattagtcAAATTAAATAATACTTTGCATGAGACAATTTTCCTTCAATTCCTTTCTTTAATATTGACCAATGTAAATATAAAACTCTTGATTATTGCTTGTTTTCAGCAATGCCATGCACAGTCAAATACAAATAACTTTTTTGCTATATAAGGAAGAGAGAGTTAGAGCATTGTAGGAGCATCAATTGAGTAAAGACATCTTCACCTCATATATATTCTTCACATAAAAAATATGTCTAGCTTTGAAGAATCCACATCAAAATCTTGCAAGGTTAGACTATTCGGGTTCGAGCTCGAAACCGGACACGGCCGTGAGACGAGTCGGGAGAAATTAGGGTTTGCGGAAGGTGACGAGAGCGCGAATTCATCGTCGGCGATATCCTCTTCGGCGACCGAGAAGTATCGTTCCGACAAAACCTCGACCGGAGTGCTCGAGGTGCCCGCGGAGGACAAGAAGTTGGAGTGCCAATATTGTTTCAAGGTTTTTGGAAACTCCCAAGCGTTAGGGGGGCATCAAAATGCTCATAAGAAGGAGAGAATGAGGAAAAAGAGGCTTCAACTTCAAGCAAGAAAGGCCAGCATCAATTATTATATTCAACCCTTTTATAATCACAATAAAATCAGTCCTAATTCCAAGTATGACCCGAATATTTATCATGGATCTAACTCGACATGGCTTTATGATCCCTCATGTCACGCCATCCCCGAATCCGCCCCCGACGAAAAAGTGCAAATAAGTTTTCGTCCTTCTGATTCTGATGATGTTAATGTTATTGATTCTGAAAGTTTGAGGTGGCACAAGAATTCTCGACTAGTAGACCGATCATCGTCTCAACAAAATCATACGTTCTATCCGAAACCCGCTAACGGATCGACGAAGATGAAGATCTGGCCTTCCTCTTGGCCTGGTTCGAAGAAGATTAGTGATGGAGATCATTCTTTGGATCTTCAATTAGGGTTGAGTTTATATTCCACAGTGTGAAATGAATAATTAGAAGAACCTTTAACATTTATATTCTTGTTTCTGTAGTAAATTTTTAAGGAGCGCTTACAAATTCAatgaatatatatcatattcttTTTATTAGGGTAACATTCaagatatatacatatatattttaatacatttgacgaaattcatgattttggtTACATGTTTGCTTGGCAAAGATGaatgttttttaatttatattttcgaTCAGAGAAAATACGTTATCTTTGTTTATTTTCTTTGCCATTATACTCTTTCTCGTATGACGTCGACTGAGCACTCATGTATAAAATGTCCCATAATCAttctaataataaaaaaaaaatgattaaaataacataaaaactcttatgagacggtctcactgATTAATTTTACATGACATTTCGTATTCGACCGAtgaaaaagtattattattCATTATAGGTTTGATCTGCATCGACTCGTCTCacgaatataaatatatgagaccgtctcataagaGTCATACTCTTAcaataatttcaaattaaaatcgTCAAAACTTAAAGATATTATAATAAAACCTAATTTGACAATAGAGAGccaaaatttcaattaattaattgtatTATCGTTCAATAAGTAAATTAACTAGttacaaaattaaattttgctcTGTCGTCGTTTCAAATttctgttttgatttttttaaaaaaataatttatgtttcGATTTCAGTATCCCCAATATGGATAGGTCGATGCTACAGTGGTGCTACAGTGGGTACTACCTGCACTGTAGCTGTGTGGCCATAAATTGGCCACACATGCAAAATCATGTGGGCCCACATCAAATTATGTGGAGCCCACATTTCCCCCCAAATATATAGttgaagatttcttctttcgttttatatatatatatatatatatatatatatatatatatatgagttttgctATGTTGCCCACCTCTCGTGCCCACTTTCATGTccacctatgaggtggcaaTCATCCCATAgatgagatgaatcatatacaaatgattcatccaatggatgagtgccacctcataggtgggcacaAAAATGGGCACGggaggtgggcagcatagcaaaagtatatatatatatatatatatgtatatgtatatatatatatatatatatgtatctgGTTGAATTTTCCACATAAAAGTCAAAGTACAACTTGTAATGATTGCTTTTTAATTTGTCAAAAAAATGAATATTGGTGGACTACAATGCAGATAGCTAGTCGATCACGACATAAGATTGCGATCGTATGCAACTTTTATGTAATCATTATTGTTAGATACAAAACTGAAATTCGAGACTCCATTCGAGTTAAAATTCACGTGTAACGAGATTGAAAAATGTACAAATTAATATGGAAAAATTACATCTTTTATCTCTATTATTTTTCCTTCTTCTCGTTTTGGTAAAACAAGGAAAGttgtcaaattttaattttaatattttatttttaaatatttttttgtaattttaattatttttatgacgAATGTTGATGTAAAACTATATATGTTACCATTATGTTAATGGTTAATGCTATATCAACATgcacattaaaaaaaaagacaaaaattatcgacaataaaatgataataatagTGGATTCAAACCaaaatttgataacataaatgatcaaattctgaaaaaaataaatatacatgatcaaaaataaagttttttaattataaataaaatgatcTTGAATTAGTCGATCGATATAGAGATCTAGTACGATTATGATGATTGATTTATCTTAAAATTCTAGCTTAAACTAAACTTTCCCATTAGTTTAATGTAAAATGAATTTTACTAGGTAAAGATGCAACGATGAGACCGTTTGGATACAAAAAGAAGAGTTTAAATAAGtttagttttatatatatatatatatataagtgtttttatttaaaaaaaaaataagaaacgaTTTTTTTTACAAGAAATAAGAAACGATTTTAGTTTATGGATAAAcattacaaaataattaaatgtagGTAGAAGTAAAACTCAAAACCTAAGTTTGGATTCTTTTTTAAAATCATCTTTGTAACCAAacctataattttttaaaaaaagtttgtttttttatttaaaaaaatgtttttatctTCTTGGTTTTTCCAACCAAACAAGCTCAACATATATATTAACCTAAAtgagaaaaatataataaaattaaggGTGTCAAAAAGAAACATGATCGTCGACCCGACCTGAGCCGACTCGAAAAATATCATGTTATAGTTGGGGGTTTGGGGTTCAGGTAAAATCAAGCTGGAATTGAAATCTGACCCAAAATAAGttacaaattttatataataataaagtgTTGAGaaattaagttttggtgtttatAGATAAAGTACTAACAAAATGATATGAGCTAAACTGAAGAagagcttaaaattaaaatgtcTCAAAAAGCAAAAAGCGCCGAGCTTAAACTGAAACTACCTCAAAAAGGAAAAAGCGCTAAACTGACAAGCACGTCTCTCGGACTAGCTCAACTGATATTACTCAAATCAACCAAACTGAAGACGCTAAACTGACCTACTATCGGTTTACCCTCGTGTTATCATTCTACAAGAGCAATTTACTTGAATAGAGTTTTCCGTACTCTGACACATTCTGCAGAAGGTAGTGCAGCGATCCAATAGAATGTTGGCCTCAAAAATTGTTCGTGAAAGTGAAAAATGCAACGAGAATATTTCAAATTCTATTTGAGGATCCATTTTGAAATTATTATCGTTAGCATCTGAAGACTATAAATAAGGATCTAAGTCAATTGAAGAACAATTTTTGCCAACTACGCTTACTGTGAGAATATCTGAAGTTTCAAAGTTTTGAAATCGATTAAGGAATTCGAAGCACAAACACCTAAACTGATATTCTGATCATTGAAGGATCATTTTTGTGTCAAGTCAATCGAGTTGTAAACATCTATATtttatcagtctaggactgaaactgagTTGTAACTAGGAGTTCTTATTTAGGCAGTGAATAAGTCCTAAACTGGATTGGAGTTTTGCAAATCGCTTGTAAAATtaaaagtcttctagtgatatccttccgagAAGAAAGaatgggtgacgtaggagtaattgaaatctccgaacatccataaacatctcaTTGTGTCTTTCATCAATTTACTTACTCATTATCAATCTTGCATACACTGTTTTCACAAGTGTTCAAAATCTGTAACTTGACATATTTCCGCACATACACTGTTTGTCAAATTACATTAGACATCAAGATAAATATAGAATTCAATCATTAAACCGATTGGATTTAGTCCCTTCTCATCAGAACAGTTTTTAAGTATATTCACCCCCTACACTCTAAACCGATCCtaacataaatatataattctCATTATATAAAACATTATgatattaattaatacaaacacacacacatatataacaactaatgaattatatattaaaaaataatatattaaaaaatatttataaatatataataaaatgattGTTTTTCTATTTAtctatgttataatattatcatttatattaacaaaattataattcatcaataaataaaaatatacagagctaaaatataatttattatatttataagatattattaaaaaatatttttatatttaaatatttaattaaaatacaattaaaaaat
Proteins encoded:
- the LOC140879096 gene encoding uncharacterized protein, with product MSSFEESTSKSCKVRLFGFELETGHGRETSREKLGFAEGDESANSSSAISSSATEKYRSDKTSTGVLEVPAEDKKLECQYCFKVFGNSQALGGHQNAHKKERMRKKRLQLQARKASINYYIQPFYNHNKISPNSKYDPNIYHGSNSTWLYDPSCHAIPESAPDEKVQISFRPSDSDDVNVIDSESLRWHKNSRLVDRSSSQQNHTFYPKPANGSTKMKIWPSSWPGSKKISDGDHSLDLQLGLSLYSTV